A genome region from Methylobacterium sp. FF17 includes the following:
- a CDS encoding SPL family radical SAM protein produces MVLEDTAPDSITIEPPGDAQRDVSRPARLWRPRRVLVTPAALEHEHGRAILARVEALGLPVERLKSNRLMGLRDADPRKAYRDAKATLAIVVAPPTKLKLQPIPPSADWRVDLAEGCPAHCQYCYLAGSLSGPPVTRAYANLDAILANLGGYLGQGGVTSAQAERSGEGTTFEASCYTDPLGIEHLTGSLSAAITHFGAWDAPVQLRFTTKFAGVAPLLTLPHRGRTRIRFSVNARNAARYEGGTASLDARLAALRAVAQAGYPVGLTIAPILPVPDWADAYAALARDVAEALAGVPNLDLTVELITHRFTPGSKDVLQGWYPGSDLPMAEAERSRKLTKFGSVKYVFPRELMQAMRQTITETVRTTLPQARILYWT; encoded by the coding sequence ATCGAACCGCCCGGCGACGCACAGCGGGACGTGTCCCGCCCCGCGCGCCTCTGGCGCCCGCGCCGCGTGCTGGTGACTCCGGCGGCGCTGGAGCATGAGCACGGCCGAGCGATCCTGGCCCGCGTCGAGGCCCTGGGGCTTCCCGTCGAGCGCCTGAAGAGCAATCGCCTGATGGGCCTGCGCGACGCGGACCCGCGTAAGGCCTATCGCGACGCGAAGGCCACCCTCGCCATCGTGGTTGCGCCCCCGACCAAGCTGAAGCTGCAGCCGATCCCCCCGAGCGCCGATTGGCGTGTCGACCTCGCCGAGGGTTGCCCCGCCCATTGCCAGTACTGCTACCTCGCCGGTTCGCTGTCCGGCCCGCCGGTGACGCGGGCCTATGCCAATCTCGACGCCATCCTGGCCAATCTCGGCGGCTATCTCGGCCAGGGCGGCGTCACCTCGGCGCAGGCCGAGCGATCCGGGGAAGGCACCACCTTCGAGGCCTCCTGCTATACGGACCCGCTCGGCATCGAGCACCTGACCGGCTCCCTCTCGGCCGCGATCACGCATTTCGGAGCCTGGGATGCCCCGGTGCAGCTCCGCTTCACCACCAAGTTCGCCGGCGTCGCGCCGCTGCTCACCCTGCCCCATCGCGGCCGGACCCGTATCCGCTTCTCGGTGAACGCCCGCAACGCCGCCCGCTACGAAGGCGGGACCGCGAGCCTCGATGCGCGCCTGGCCGCGCTGCGCGCCGTCGCGCAGGCGGGCTACCCGGTCGGTCTCACCATCGCGCCGATCCTGCCCGTGCCGGACTGGGCCGACGCCTACGCAGCCTTGGCGCGCGACGTCGCCGAAGCGCTCGCCGGCGTGCCCAACCTCGATCTCACGGTCGAGCTCATCACCCACCGCTTCACGCCGGGCTCGAAGGACGTGCTCCAGGGCTGGTATCCCGGTTCGGACCTGCCGATGGCGGAGGCGGAGCGCAGCCGCAAGCTCACGAAGTTCGGCTCCGTGAAGTACGTCTTCCCCCGTGAGCTCATGCAGGCGATGCGTCAGACCATCACCGAGACGGTCCGGACGACCCTGCCGCAGGCGCGGATCCTCTACTGGACCTGA
- a CDS encoding FMN-dependent NADH-azoreductase gives MKLLHVDGSILGDHSVSRTVSAAIVAHLKAAAPDLAVTYRDLAAEPIPHLSGAYLAGHQPNATNTSDIQNDVALGRTVLDEFLDADIVVIGAPLYNFTVSSQLKAWIDRILVAGKTFKYTESGSVGLVSEKRVIVAVARGGFYGAGTPAAASEHAETYLRTILTFIGITNPEVIVAEGIAIGPEFREKALAGALAAVSSLPAV, from the coding sequence ATGAAGCTCCTGCACGTCGACGGCAGCATCCTGGGGGATCATTCCGTCAGCCGCACCGTCTCCGCCGCGATCGTCGCGCACCTCAAGGCCGCGGCGCCGGATCTCGCCGTGACCTATCGCGATCTCGCCGCCGAGCCGATCCCGCACCTCTCGGGCGCCTACCTCGCCGGCCACCAGCCCAACGCCACCAACACCTCCGACATTCAGAACGATGTGGCGCTCGGCCGGACGGTGCTGGATGAATTCCTGGACGCCGACATCGTGGTGATCGGCGCACCGCTCTACAACTTCACGGTCTCCTCCCAGCTGAAAGCCTGGATCGACCGCATCCTCGTCGCCGGTAAGACCTTTAAGTACACGGAAAGCGGCTCGGTCGGCCTCGTATCCGAAAAGCGGGTCATCGTCGCCGTGGCACGGGGGGGCTTCTACGGGGCGGGTACGCCGGCCGCGGCCTCCGAGCACGCCGAGACCTACCTGCGCACCATCCTCACCTTCATCGGCATCACGAATCCGGAGGTCATCGTGGCCGAGGGCATCGCCATCGGCCCGGAATTCCGGGAGAAGGCCCTCGCCGGAGCCCTTGCGGCCGTGTCCAGCCTGCCTGCCGTTTGA
- a CDS encoding winged helix-turn-helix transcriptional regulator yields MELGHTEGTEVPVSHHPGDCRVVGTVLARIGDKWSILVVMTLTDGPRRFNELKRMIGGISQRMLTFTLRGLERDGLVSRTVYPTIPPRVDYALTPLGRSLQEPVQALGAWAFANLPAIQDARTRFDASGDPGDR; encoded by the coding sequence GTGGAACTCGGTCACACGGAAGGAACCGAGGTGCCCGTATCGCATCATCCCGGTGATTGTCGGGTCGTCGGCACCGTGCTGGCACGGATCGGCGACAAGTGGAGCATCCTGGTGGTGATGACGCTGACGGATGGCCCGCGTCGTTTCAACGAACTGAAGCGGATGATCGGCGGCATTTCGCAGCGAATGCTGACCTTCACCTTGCGCGGCCTGGAACGGGACGGCCTCGTTTCTCGCACGGTGTATCCCACGATTCCGCCGCGGGTGGATTATGCACTGACCCCGCTCGGCCGCTCCCTGCAGGAGCCGGTCCAGGCCCTGGGCGCCTGGGCCTTCGCGAACCTTCCGGCGATCCAGGATGCGCGAACGCGCTTCGACGCCAGTGGCGACCCGGGGGATCGCTGA